From a region of the Aeoliella mucimassa genome:
- a CDS encoding sigma-70 family RNA polymerase sigma factor: MKDLSESDKHRVFINRLTGAQQRLYAYIYTQLGPGPNVDDVLQETNLSLWENADSYDPSRPFMPWAYQFAYNRVRAYRASLSRSRLIFDEKLLAMLHETFTESPLAGDSPLEALQGCVERLSKDQKQLLGERYEGERSLTDLAKQLGESITCLTSRLHRIRRDLARCIQGKMAAEVAK, translated from the coding sequence GTGAAGGATTTGTCCGAGTCCGACAAGCACCGGGTTTTTATCAATCGGCTCACCGGCGCCCAGCAGCGATTGTACGCCTATATTTATACGCAGCTCGGCCCTGGGCCGAATGTGGATGACGTACTTCAGGAAACCAATCTGAGCTTGTGGGAGAATGCCGATAGCTACGACCCCTCACGGCCATTCATGCCTTGGGCCTATCAATTTGCATATAACCGAGTGCGTGCCTATCGTGCGAGTCTATCCCGCTCGCGGCTGATCTTCGACGAGAAGCTGCTGGCGATGCTGCACGAGACGTTTACTGAGAGCCCACTTGCTGGCGACTCGCCGCTCGAAGCCTTGCAGGGGTGCGTAGAGCGTCTATCTAAAGATCAGAAGCAATTGCTAGGAGAGCGGTACGAAGGGGAGCGATCGCTAACGGATCTGGCCAAGCAGCTTGGCGAGAGCATTACCTGCCTCACTTCCCGGCTGCATCGGATTCGCAGGGACCTGGCTCGCTGTATTCAGGGAAAAATGGCAGCGGAGGTCGCCAAATGA
- a CDS encoding FG-GAP-like repeat-containing protein translates to MRSKRPSARGRRYARKAFQSQQPSRSSRRRKRGKRQQLSQQKRHWRRRNKLGVEQLESRIVLSGDPLYGLGGTGVFELEQYIASQFVNEVVVGDIDADGDLDIVAGTRSGDDNFILLNDGLGNFSTSSHTLGDGSVEHMVLGDLDDDGDLDVVLSSGSSTNNGSSVWLNDGAGQFTATSQIFLSNALSLGDLDSDGDLDVFIVNGYAPKQVWLNDGAANFTDSGQALGNEASDRGFAVDLGDIDGDGDLDAVVANYRDPNTVWINDGTGSFTDSGQRLKLDGSESDSGSEDVQLGDLDEDGDLDIIFANSRYPDTNRTWLNDGTGTFSVGVDFADMARSQAVALGDVDGDGYLDAVVSATSLGSYLNDGAANFTRDTPWLGVYDNLKELALGDFDSDGDLDVVAASSAYEVRGGGVVIWRNADGNLAVQTSTTAFEVEPGSTETIEWSFTVTNLGPHTVTAAEVVDTFAAELTGVQLTHVIASGPGNTSTLTPGTLTSQLVDAPTIAAGGSITYRLTGSYTASLESRGRAAIHTATASLPVGQVDHTPSNNRAVLYNDVAELVEGTGLWVPQESEVVLPTARSVELVDLDSDGDLDAILGTSYVMLNDGTGKLELVQTITGSDFAARDISVGDLDGDGDADLFFANLDSNSYDSANRIWLNDGHGFFSDSGQRIGSGRTDVTALADMDGDGHLDLLFDAVDGGFEIWLNDGDAHFAYELTAGTSQIAKIATGDFRRDGLADVVTLDSNLNVQVWSTFADLEYLGLQQTLSVIQPADFGVADVNSDGLLDIVVSGNSPENGRVFLNSDEWGGFSTIRAFAGSIGAMAFGDVNGDGSVDVMIHSYGTTQGLWLNDGEGRFTIAPSTTAPLGGGTLRWATWMVMVIWMRCLLALLIWLTDGCTTMPIPKWSCRYRPHNLALCPVRQRTFPTK, encoded by the coding sequence ATGCGAAGTAAACGCCCTTCGGCGCGAGGGCGCCGTTACGCCCGGAAAGCCTTCCAGTCGCAGCAGCCATCACGAAGCAGCCGTCGCAGGAAACGCGGAAAACGCCAGCAGCTGTCTCAACAGAAGCGTCATTGGCGACGACGGAACAAGCTGGGCGTCGAACAGTTGGAGTCGCGCATCGTGTTGTCGGGCGATCCACTGTACGGATTAGGGGGGACCGGCGTATTCGAACTTGAGCAGTATATTGCATCGCAATTCGTGAACGAGGTGGTCGTTGGCGATATCGATGCGGACGGCGACCTCGACATTGTGGCTGGCACCAGGAGCGGGGATGACAATTTCATTCTGCTCAATGATGGGTTGGGGAATTTCTCGACTTCGTCCCACACGCTGGGCGACGGGAGTGTCGAGCACATGGTGCTGGGCGACCTCGACGACGATGGTGACCTGGATGTCGTGCTGAGTTCCGGCTCTTCAACCAATAACGGAAGTTCCGTCTGGCTAAACGATGGAGCCGGGCAGTTCACCGCAACTTCGCAGATCTTTCTGTCCAATGCACTCTCTTTGGGAGACCTGGATAGCGACGGTGATCTCGATGTCTTCATTGTCAACGGCTATGCTCCCAAGCAGGTGTGGCTAAACGACGGGGCAGCCAACTTTACCGATAGTGGACAGGCGCTGGGAAACGAAGCATCGGATCGTGGGTTCGCCGTCGATCTCGGCGACATTGATGGCGACGGCGACCTGGATGCCGTGGTAGCCAACTACCGCGACCCCAATACGGTTTGGATTAACGACGGCACGGGAAGCTTTACCGATAGCGGGCAGCGTCTGAAGTTGGATGGCTCGGAGAGCGATTCAGGCAGCGAGGATGTCCAACTGGGAGATTTGGACGAAGATGGTGATCTCGACATCATTTTTGCGAACTCTCGCTACCCTGACACCAATCGCACTTGGTTAAACGATGGTACAGGCACGTTTTCCGTCGGCGTCGACTTTGCCGATATGGCCCGCAGCCAGGCGGTCGCTTTGGGCGATGTGGATGGCGATGGCTACCTCGACGCAGTCGTTAGTGCCACTTCGCTAGGAAGTTATTTGAACGATGGGGCCGCCAACTTCACACGCGACACGCCATGGTTGGGGGTGTACGACAATCTGAAGGAATTGGCGCTTGGCGATTTCGACTCCGACGGTGACCTGGATGTTGTGGCCGCTTCGAGCGCGTACGAGGTTCGAGGCGGGGGTGTAGTGATATGGCGTAACGCCGACGGCAACCTCGCGGTTCAAACTTCTACTACCGCCTTCGAAGTCGAACCGGGATCCACGGAGACGATTGAGTGGAGCTTCACGGTAACGAATCTTGGCCCGCACACTGTTACAGCCGCCGAGGTAGTTGACACGTTCGCTGCCGAACTAACGGGAGTACAACTGACGCATGTGATTGCGAGTGGCCCTGGAAACACCTCGACGTTGACGCCGGGAACGCTGACCAGCCAGTTGGTGGATGCCCCCACAATCGCCGCTGGCGGATCGATCACCTATCGATTGACAGGCAGCTACACGGCATCGCTCGAATCGCGCGGACGGGCGGCCATCCATACGGCTACAGCCAGCCTGCCGGTCGGTCAAGTCGATCACACGCCAAGCAACAACCGTGCGGTACTGTACAACGACGTGGCGGAGTTGGTCGAAGGCACCGGACTATGGGTGCCGCAAGAATCGGAGGTGGTTTTGCCCACCGCCCGCAGCGTAGAGTTGGTCGATCTCGATTCCGATGGTGACCTCGACGCTATTCTGGGTACTTCGTATGTCATGCTCAACGATGGCACTGGAAAGCTAGAGTTGGTGCAGACGATCACTGGCTCCGATTTTGCTGCCAGAGACATTTCGGTCGGCGATCTCGATGGAGATGGCGACGCTGATCTATTCTTCGCCAACTTGGACTCGAATTCCTACGATTCTGCGAATAGGATTTGGCTGAACGACGGGCATGGATTCTTTTCCGATTCTGGTCAGCGGATCGGTAGTGGTAGGACAGACGTCACGGCTCTGGCCGACATGGATGGCGATGGGCATCTAGACCTATTGTTCGATGCCGTAGATGGTGGTTTTGAAATATGGCTGAACGATGGCGATGCCCATTTTGCTTACGAGCTAACTGCCGGTACCAGCCAGATTGCTAAGATTGCCACAGGCGATTTTCGTCGAGATGGCTTAGCCGATGTTGTCACACTCGATTCGAACCTGAACGTGCAGGTATGGTCGACGTTTGCCGATCTCGAATACCTCGGCCTCCAACAGACTCTGTCGGTCATCCAGCCGGCGGACTTCGGAGTTGCTGACGTCAACAGCGATGGATTGCTGGATATTGTTGTCTCAGGCAACTCGCCGGAAAACGGGCGTGTGTTCCTGAATAGCGATGAATGGGGCGGATTCTCGACGATTCGTGCTTTTGCTGGCTCGATCGGTGCCATGGCATTCGGTGATGTAAATGGCGATGGAAGTGTTGACGTGATGATTCATAGCTACGGTACCACTCAAGGGCTGTGGCTGAACGATGGCGAAGGCCGATTCACAATTGCACCCAGCACCACCGCGCCTCTCGGGGGGGGGACGTTGCGTTGGGCGACCTGGATGGTGATGGTGATCTGGATGCGCTGTTTGTTAGCACTACTTATATGGCTTACGGACGGGTGTACTACAATGCCGATACCGAAGTGGTCGTGCAGGTATCGCCCACACAACTTAGCGTTATGCCCGGTTCGTCAGAGGACGTTTCCTACGAAGTAA
- a CDS encoding ISKra4 family transposase, with the protein MNVRSRWVDSLLGPLQVRRHYYHCRRCRHGLFPRDKTLGLGKRKFSPAAAQVVSITGVQTSFAQSSEVTLRKLCGLKVSESTVERVTEDAGERLQTLLAAGETFGNTEPFAWQRDAHGKTCAYVSLDATGVRQQGPRGAQAEGRMAYVGMIYNINSEQDARSPDPHSVRYLSGFYELPELGRQLRRQAAAVGWDEAEQQIAISDGGAGLEEFLRVHFPRAERILDFWHASEYLVELSQSLYPDDEEHRTAQLASWCHRLKHQGGLSIVWMLQSLEKTNWSSAQREAYTTCLRYFQNHQHKMNYPRYVAHGWQIGSGPVESACKTVVAGRLKQSGMRWSQHGSNAVCHLRALYLSQRGCWEDYWQKYAA; encoded by the coding sequence GTGAACGTTCGCTCGCGGTGGGTCGATAGCCTGCTCGGCCCACTGCAAGTGAGGCGTCACTACTACCACTGCCGCCGGTGCCGTCACGGATTGTTTCCGCGGGACAAAACGTTGGGACTCGGCAAGCGAAAGTTTAGTCCGGCCGCGGCCCAAGTGGTGAGCATCACCGGCGTGCAAACGAGCTTCGCTCAGTCGAGCGAAGTGACACTTCGTAAACTGTGTGGACTGAAGGTCAGCGAGTCGACCGTCGAGCGAGTCACCGAAGACGCTGGCGAGCGTCTCCAAACGTTACTCGCCGCAGGCGAGACGTTTGGCAACACAGAGCCGTTCGCCTGGCAACGCGACGCGCATGGCAAGACGTGCGCGTACGTGAGTCTCGACGCCACAGGCGTGCGACAGCAAGGCCCTCGTGGCGCGCAGGCCGAGGGCCGCATGGCGTACGTCGGCATGATTTACAACATAAACAGCGAGCAGGATGCTCGCTCGCCCGACCCGCATTCGGTGCGGTATTTATCGGGGTTTTATGAACTCCCGGAACTTGGGCGGCAACTGCGTCGCCAAGCCGCCGCGGTTGGGTGGGACGAGGCAGAGCAGCAGATCGCGATCTCGGATGGCGGTGCTGGTTTAGAAGAGTTCTTGCGAGTGCACTTCCCGCGTGCGGAGCGGATCCTCGACTTCTGGCACGCGAGTGAGTACCTGGTGGAATTAAGCCAGTCGCTCTATCCGGACGACGAGGAGCATCGCACTGCTCAGTTGGCATCGTGGTGTCACCGGCTGAAGCACCAAGGAGGCTTGAGCATCGTGTGGATGTTGCAGTCGCTGGAGAAGACCAACTGGTCTTCCGCTCAACGCGAAGCTTATACGACCTGCCTGCGATACTTCCAAAACCACCAGCACAAGATGAACTACCCCCGCTACGTGGCCCACGGCTGGCAGATCGGCAGCGGCCCGGTCGAGAGCGCGTGCAAAACCGTCGTGGCGGGGCGCTTGAAGCAAAGCGGCATGCGCTGGAGCCAGCACGGCTCAAACGCCGTGTGCCACCTCCGCGCCCTCTACCTCAGCCAACGCGGCTGCTGGGAAGACTACTGGCAAAAGTACGCAGCTTAA
- a CDS encoding DUF1559 domain-containing protein: MQGTNKPTTLGRSRRPKDRGFTLVELLVVIAIIGILVALLLPAVQAAREAARRSQCSNNLKQIGLAALNYESTKQRYPAGSITHSLAIENPYYGTWTVSLLPYMELTALHDQWDETVHLSHENNRVLRESLVSSFACPSDINTTQIAKPESGPGYQLDWAPGSYRAVSGHSLGREGWDYWDDANSSKEANQETMPTWSRGIMHCVVEGASGSRNLKPVKIAQIVDGTSKTMMAGEYHTETYQSRRTFWAYAYTSYNQSSAFVESRTLIPDYERCVQIGGGGVNTCKRSWGSMHAGGGIQFVYGDGSVKTVQPDVDINIFASWAMIADEGADLSAPTRPSR, from the coding sequence ATGCAAGGAACCAACAAACCTACGACCCTAGGCCGGTCGCGCCGCCCGAAGGACCGCGGCTTCACGTTGGTGGAGTTGCTGGTGGTAATTGCAATCATTGGCATTCTAGTCGCGCTATTGCTACCTGCGGTTCAGGCCGCACGCGAAGCGGCCCGACGGTCCCAATGCAGTAACAACCTGAAGCAAATCGGGCTGGCCGCCTTGAATTACGAGTCGACAAAGCAACGCTACCCGGCGGGATCGATCACGCACTCGTTAGCGATCGAAAATCCCTACTACGGAACGTGGACGGTAAGCTTGCTCCCCTACATGGAACTTACCGCACTCCACGATCAGTGGGACGAGACGGTTCACTTGTCTCATGAGAACAACCGTGTTCTGCGAGAGTCGCTCGTCTCGTCGTTTGCTTGCCCTTCGGACATCAATACCACACAGATTGCCAAGCCTGAAAGTGGACCTGGCTATCAGCTGGATTGGGCGCCGGGGTCCTATCGGGCGGTATCCGGTCACTCTCTTGGCCGTGAAGGTTGGGACTACTGGGACGACGCAAATAGCTCGAAAGAAGCCAATCAAGAGACCATGCCAACTTGGTCACGCGGAATTATGCACTGCGTGGTGGAGGGAGCCTCAGGATCGAGGAATCTAAAGCCCGTAAAGATCGCTCAGATCGTTGATGGCACTTCAAAAACCATGATGGCCGGAGAGTACCACACGGAGACCTATCAGAGTCGACGAACATTCTGGGCCTATGCGTACACTTCGTACAACCAATCAAGTGCGTTTGTGGAGAGTCGCACCTTGATCCCCGACTACGAACGATGCGTGCAAATCGGAGGGGGTGGCGTCAATACGTGCAAACGCTCCTGGGGCAGCATGCACGCAGGCGGAGGGATTCAATTCGTCTACGGCGATGGCTCGGTAAAGACCGTTCAGCCCGATGTCGACATCAACATCTTCGCCAGCTGGGCCATGATCGCCGATGAAGGGGCAGATCTCTCCGCCCCCACCCGCCCCTCTCGCTAA
- a CDS encoding alpha/beta hydrolase family protein encodes MTSPSDNSRPADLTKLFELLVDDPLDASTRKQLELELLADAQHRQAYVEQVLIHTSLQWQYKQPASCDFESEQIHGDASSIDASTKHSRWSFRSIGLTVLAASLLFVAGLAALWQSRSAPTLATVSGANNVTFASSDPQIVVGQQLSKQVVSIESGELELVFSSGATVLLGGRTEVELVSPLLMKLNHGQVTSTVSEGAIGFKVITPNLDVVDLGTEFGVEVDAQGGTDVVVFSGQVRLERDSKALVNVGLLTEGQGVRVDQNQQVERIGHIGRESHSRGWVAKPTQNQPTASSHVIAVVWDNMRITECKDFYEVLYRGFEEDARAYVDRVHEWNGIDQGGLPNQLLGGDYIRPFNNDKYKDDYELSVTLAKPCYLYVLWDSRCDPQPWLLQQFRETEMQVALDEGPLPPDSFNQLGIGPGNELDQEHTVWVMEVAEPRTVVLGPVRSAYLGVQRSMYGVVAKAMSNQELDKLAAQRSALASTRQDQIPSDHRLEKLRSYEHPDYSFTPPSSLEEWKQRREQVKRSILVATGLWPMPEQTPAHAQVYGKVERPGYTIEKVHFESYPGHLVTGNLYRPKDGKGPYPGVLCPHGHWTNGRFMQLSEAEMAEALETGQEQHDVSGRYPLQARCVQLARMGCVVFHYDMVGYADSNQLSHRSGIRGNPSRDDGWGMASPQAELRLQNEMGVQTYNSLRALDWLTSLEDVDAERIGVTGASGGGTQTFILCAIDERPTVALPAVMVSTGMQGGCTCENAPYLRIESGNVEFAGLMAPRPLGLLTADDWTRTLLEDGYPQLQQIYRLYGKEQAVKAWAYPQFPHNYNYVSRGAMYEWFNQHLNLQQETPIVEGPFEPLTVNEMSVWTEEHPAPPPVDNYQGKLLAQMWQQTHEQIAKVLPTDAESLDEFRQLIGGGWQVILGRDVPGTGVVRPVDQRDTTADQHTVSLMLLHNTEHSEQVPALMLTPETSSGRLALWISRQGKQSVYSNGSLASEVQQLLDNGVTVLAIDLYGQGDFTPDGRSISRQRYQAAYDLPPNGSFSGYMYGYNHPLFCQRVHDILTAIAYARDLNPSKQPIYLVGMHGAGHWVAAARSQAGELVQRAVIDAGDFDFGQVTSVVAPDFVPGSVKYLGLPGLMALGAPYDTCLITNHADSDKWKLVQDAYRSSRASESLKVISDPSDEGNQQAIDWLLRDLAP; translated from the coding sequence ATGACTTCGCCTTCCGACAACTCTCGCCCTGCGGATCTTACCAAGCTCTTCGAACTGCTCGTGGACGATCCTTTGGACGCCTCGACTCGCAAGCAACTTGAGCTTGAGCTTCTAGCCGACGCGCAGCACCGCCAGGCGTACGTGGAACAAGTGCTCATACATACTTCCTTGCAATGGCAGTACAAGCAGCCAGCTTCTTGCGACTTTGAATCAGAGCAAATCCATGGGGATGCAAGCTCCATCGACGCATCAACGAAACACTCTCGTTGGAGTTTTCGAAGCATCGGTCTGACTGTACTGGCAGCTTCGCTTCTCTTCGTTGCCGGACTGGCCGCTCTCTGGCAATCGCGCTCCGCCCCTACGCTGGCGACTGTCTCGGGTGCGAACAACGTGACATTCGCATCCAGCGACCCACAAATCGTGGTGGGACAGCAGTTGTCCAAGCAAGTGGTAAGTATTGAGTCCGGGGAATTGGAACTCGTCTTCTCATCTGGAGCAACCGTATTACTCGGTGGAAGAACCGAAGTCGAACTCGTTTCTCCGTTACTGATGAAACTCAACCATGGACAAGTCACTTCCACCGTTTCGGAAGGTGCGATTGGCTTTAAGGTGATTACCCCCAATTTAGATGTTGTTGATCTCGGCACCGAATTTGGTGTGGAGGTCGACGCGCAGGGCGGCACCGACGTTGTGGTGTTTAGCGGTCAAGTGCGACTCGAACGCGATTCGAAGGCCCTGGTAAATGTCGGATTGCTTACCGAGGGCCAAGGGGTGCGGGTCGATCAGAATCAGCAGGTGGAACGTATCGGCCATATTGGTCGCGAAAGTCACTCTCGCGGGTGGGTCGCGAAGCCGACGCAAAACCAGCCGACCGCCTCTTCGCATGTGATAGCCGTTGTGTGGGATAACATGCGAATCACCGAGTGCAAGGACTTCTACGAGGTCTTGTATCGTGGTTTTGAAGAGGACGCGCGGGCGTACGTCGATCGAGTACACGAGTGGAATGGCATCGACCAGGGAGGGCTTCCCAACCAGTTGCTCGGTGGCGACTACATTCGTCCTTTTAATAACGACAAATACAAGGACGACTACGAACTTAGTGTGACGCTGGCCAAGCCTTGCTATTTATACGTGCTGTGGGATTCACGGTGCGATCCACAGCCATGGCTCTTGCAGCAGTTCCGCGAAACAGAGATGCAGGTCGCCCTCGACGAAGGGCCTTTGCCTCCCGATTCGTTCAACCAACTAGGCATTGGTCCAGGCAACGAACTCGACCAGGAACATACCGTGTGGGTAATGGAGGTCGCCGAGCCTCGTACGGTGGTGCTTGGACCTGTGAGGTCCGCGTACTTGGGGGTTCAGCGGTCGATGTACGGAGTCGTTGCCAAGGCAATGAGTAATCAGGAACTCGACAAACTTGCTGCCCAACGCTCGGCACTGGCATCGACTCGTCAGGACCAGATTCCGTCGGACCACCGCCTGGAGAAGCTTCGCAGCTACGAACATCCCGATTACAGCTTCACTCCTCCCAGCTCCCTCGAAGAGTGGAAGCAGCGTCGCGAGCAAGTAAAGCGTTCGATCCTGGTAGCCACAGGTCTGTGGCCCATGCCCGAACAAACTCCGGCCCATGCTCAGGTGTATGGCAAAGTGGAGCGTCCAGGCTACACGATTGAAAAGGTGCACTTCGAAAGCTATCCCGGGCATTTGGTCACGGGTAATCTCTACCGACCTAAAGATGGCAAGGGGCCTTACCCAGGTGTGCTCTGCCCGCACGGACATTGGACGAACGGTCGTTTCATGCAGTTGTCGGAAGCTGAAATGGCCGAAGCACTCGAAACCGGGCAAGAACAGCACGACGTGAGTGGACGATACCCTCTGCAGGCCCGCTGCGTGCAATTGGCCCGCATGGGCTGCGTGGTATTTCATTACGACATGGTTGGTTACGCAGACAGCAATCAGCTCTCCCATCGCTCGGGGATTCGCGGCAATCCAAGCCGCGACGATGGTTGGGGCATGGCCAGCCCTCAAGCGGAATTGCGACTGCAGAACGAAATGGGGGTGCAGACGTACAATTCCTTGCGAGCGCTCGATTGGCTGACAAGCCTGGAGGATGTGGATGCAGAGAGGATCGGCGTGACCGGCGCCAGCGGCGGCGGCACCCAGACCTTTATCCTCTGCGCCATCGACGAGCGACCGACCGTGGCGTTGCCGGCCGTGATGGTATCGACCGGCATGCAGGGAGGCTGCACCTGCGAGAACGCGCCGTATCTGCGGATTGAGTCTGGCAACGTGGAGTTCGCCGGGCTAATGGCTCCCCGCCCATTGGGTTTACTGACCGCCGACGACTGGACTCGCACCTTGCTCGAAGATGGCTACCCCCAGCTTCAACAGATTTACCGGCTATACGGCAAAGAGCAGGCGGTGAAAGCGTGGGCGTATCCTCAGTTTCCCCACAACTACAACTACGTTAGCCGGGGAGCCATGTACGAGTGGTTCAACCAGCACTTGAACCTCCAGCAGGAGACACCGATCGTCGAAGGGCCTTTCGAACCACTCACCGTGAATGAGATGTCGGTCTGGACCGAGGAGCATCCCGCCCCGCCGCCGGTCGACAACTACCAAGGCAAACTCCTCGCGCAAATGTGGCAGCAGACTCACGAACAGATTGCTAAAGTATTGCCGACCGATGCCGAATCGCTCGATGAGTTTCGCCAACTTATTGGCGGCGGCTGGCAGGTCATCCTGGGACGCGATGTACCAGGAACCGGAGTGGTGCGTCCAGTGGACCAGCGCGACACCACGGCCGATCAACATACCGTGTCGCTGATGTTACTGCATAACACCGAGCACTCCGAACAGGTGCCGGCTCTCATGCTAACTCCCGAAACGTCGAGCGGCCGCTTGGCCCTATGGATCAGTCGACAAGGCAAGCAGTCGGTATATTCGAACGGATCACTTGCGTCAGAAGTACAGCAGTTGCTCGATAATGGAGTCACGGTGCTGGCGATCGACCTCTATGGACAAGGCGACTTCACGCCCGATGGCCGATCGATCAGCCGACAACGCTATCAAGCTGCGTACGATTTGCCGCCGAACGGATCGTTCAGCGGCTATATGTATGGATATAATCATCCCCTGTTCTGCCAGCGGGTACACGATATCCTCACCGCGATTGCGTATGCCAGAGATCTGAATCCCTCGAAGCAACCGATCTATTTGGTCGGCATGCATGGCGCCGGGCATTGGGTGGCCGCAGCTCGATCGCAGGCGGGTGAGTTGGTGCAGCGCGCGGTAATCGATGCTGGTGACTTTGACTTTGGTCAAGTCACTTCCGTCGTGGCCCCCGATTTTGTACCAGGCAGTGTGAAGTATCTCGGACTCCCAGGTCTGATGGCTCTGGGAGCACCGTACGATACCTGCTTGATTACAAATCACGCAGATTCTGACAAATGGAAGCTGGTCCAGGATGCTTATCGTTCCTCTCGGGCATCCGAATCATTGAAAGTAATCTCCGATCCTTCCGACGAGGGAAATCAGCAAGCGATCGATTGGTTGCTGCGTGATTTAGCCCCGTAG